In a single window of the Pyrococcus sp. NA2 genome:
- the trmBL2 gene encoding HTH-type transcriptional regulator TrmBL2, translated as MSKERMVELLQEHFELNLYEARAYVALVAFGVLTPAELASVSEVPAPRTYDVLRSLEKKGFAMNQPGKTNKYRPVHPANVLEKFIQDWQERVKEELEAKKKAKEELLELMAPLIETEVPKYGVERVWVVRGIKNSTLKTKEMLEEVEREILLADDGFIAINLEDDIIRAVDKGVKTKILLTKNLLPRLKGSKILQYAKDGKLELKVLDKFDLPMLVCDEEVFFALEDLAARYFNYETQVWIKDHRIVELFKKKFDEYWEKAEPAEV; from the coding sequence ATGAGCAAAGAGAGAATGGTTGAATTATTACAAGAACACTTTGAACTGAACTTATATGAGGCAAGGGCATATGTTGCACTAGTTGCGTTTGGAGTCCTTACACCAGCAGAGTTGGCAAGCGTTTCTGAAGTTCCAGCTCCAAGAACTTACGATGTACTTAGGAGCTTGGAAAAGAAGGGTTTTGCAATGAACCAGCCGGGAAAGACGAACAAATACAGACCAGTCCACCCAGCAAACGTTCTAGAGAAGTTTATCCAAGATTGGCAAGAAAGAGTTAAGGAAGAGCTCGAGGCCAAGAAGAAGGCTAAAGAAGAGCTCCTTGAACTAATGGCTCCCCTAATCGAAACAGAGGTTCCAAAGTATGGCGTTGAGAGAGTTTGGGTGGTAAGAGGGATAAAGAACTCAACGCTGAAGACAAAGGAAATGCTTGAGGAAGTTGAAAGAGAAATACTTCTGGCTGATGATGGATTCATAGCGATAAACCTTGAGGATGACATAATTAGGGCCGTTGATAAGGGAGTAAAGACGAAGATACTCCTCACAAAGAACCTCTTACCAAGGCTAAAGGGATCAAAGATCCTGCAGTATGCAAAAGATGGAAAGCTCGAGCTGAAGGTTCTTGACAAGTTCGACCTACCAATGCTGGTCTGTGATGAGGAGGTGTTCTTCGCACTTGAGGACTTGGCAGCAAGGTACTTCAACTATGAAACCCAAGTTTGGATAAAGGATCACAGAATAGTTGAGCTGTTTAAGAAGAAGTTTGATGAATACTGGGAGAAAGCAGAACCTGCTGAAGTCTAA
- the rgy gene encoding reverse gyrase has protein sequence MKAIYRGMCPNCGGAITDERLSSKNPCEGCLAEPIVLQDYDKLIEAIRNALKLRDTLKDWEELYRLNKEVSEVEELFERATGFRFWSAQRTWVKRIIRGKSFSIIAPTGMGKSTFGAFISIYFATKGKKSYIVVPTTPLVIQTVKKIKAMLERAKLNVNLVYYHGNLKKKEKEEALEKIRNGDFDILVTSSQFLATRFDELLRDKRFDLIFVDDVDAFLKASKNIDRSLLMLGFSEEMINKAWEIIKLKKQLAKLLQNEGKEEEVEKLNREIEKAEREIEAYKKNNNIGILIVASATGTARGDRIKLYRELLGFEVGSGRSVLRNIVDTYLIPEKSIEEHVEELLRKLGKGGLIFVPIDRGIEYAEKLTEYLKKKGFRVELVSAKSKKGIELFENEEVDYLVGVATYYGTIVRGLDLPHLVRFAIFTGVPKFRFSMDLEQPTIYRVLGLMSEILEFLPEDKRAEGEKLYARLRRLIRNIPQYELMKIEEALAEGLELEGFYNHVLEVFKSAVEFLRAVLKDEEVIKRIAENPFLSLKEIEGKLYIEIPDVRTYIQASGRTSRLFAGGITKGLSVVIVDDEKVFNGLLRQMRWRFVEFEMKRFDEVDIDDVLREIDEDRKKVRMVIEGKISEQVKDLVKSALMIVESPNKARTIASFFGQPSKRKIGDLVAYEVSIGDRMLTILASGGHMFDLVTTEGYHGVLMLKRNGKPYFVPIYDTIKRCRDCGHQFVDWEQKGVCPKCGSRNVHDALENVKAMRELALEVDEILIGTDPDTEGEKIAWDIRNVLSPYTPNIKRIEFHEVTRPAILKAIREARDINEDRVNAQLVRRIEDRWIGFELSQKLWEVFENRNLSAGRVQTPVLGWIVQRYKEFTESETDFLGLVLENGISITIENAKGNVSEVTVKDVVIEEREINPLPPYTTDAMLQDASRFLGFSATKTMQLAQDLFELGLCTYHRTDSTHVSNTGIEIAKEYITQEIGEEYFAPRKWGEEGAHEAIRPTRPVDTGRLIQLIRDGIITLPRNLTRDHFRLYDLIFRRFIASQMKPAKVIYEEAIISTPFGDVEVEGYIDVIYDGWSRIKPLPLKKIPKLEKGQVIKVKEVKQWRAPKVSLYTQGDVIALMKERGIGRPSTYAKIVQTLLQRGYVIETKGKKKLVPTEKGIKVYQYLMSKYKPLVNEERTRQLEKIMDMVEEAKADYQDVLNELYDEIKAYVK, from the coding sequence ATGAAGGCCATTTATAGGGGGATGTGTCCAAATTGTGGTGGTGCGATAACCGATGAGAGGCTTTCAAGTAAGAATCCCTGCGAAGGCTGTTTGGCCGAGCCCATTGTTCTCCAAGATTACGATAAACTTATAGAGGCCATCAGAAATGCCCTAAAGCTTAGGGATACGCTAAAGGACTGGGAAGAGCTTTACAGATTAAATAAAGAGGTTTCTGAAGTGGAAGAGTTGTTTGAGAGGGCAACAGGGTTCAGGTTTTGGAGTGCCCAGAGAACTTGGGTAAAGAGGATAATAAGGGGAAAGAGTTTCTCCATAATCGCTCCGACCGGGATGGGTAAGAGCACATTTGGAGCATTTATCTCAATATACTTTGCAACCAAGGGGAAGAAGAGCTATATAGTTGTGCCGACGACGCCTTTAGTTATCCAGACTGTCAAGAAGATTAAGGCAATGCTCGAGAGAGCAAAATTGAATGTGAACCTTGTTTATTATCATGGGAATTTAAAGAAGAAAGAAAAGGAGGAGGCATTAGAGAAGATTAGGAATGGAGATTTCGATATTCTAGTAACTTCAAGTCAGTTTTTGGCGACTAGATTTGATGAGCTACTTAGGGATAAGAGGTTCGATCTCATATTTGTTGATGACGTTGATGCATTTCTCAAGGCAAGCAAGAACATAGACAGATCGCTGTTAATGCTGGGCTTTAGTGAGGAGATGATAAACAAGGCATGGGAGATAATAAAACTGAAGAAACAGTTGGCAAAGCTACTCCAGAATGAGGGGAAAGAGGAAGAAGTAGAGAAGCTCAATAGAGAGATAGAGAAAGCTGAAAGAGAAATAGAAGCCTATAAGAAGAACAACAATATTGGAATCTTGATAGTTGCATCTGCCACTGGAACTGCCAGGGGAGATAGGATAAAGCTGTATAGAGAATTGCTAGGATTTGAAGTTGGGAGTGGTAGGAGTGTTCTCAGGAATATTGTCGATACATACCTGATTCCAGAGAAGTCAATTGAGGAACATGTCGAGGAGTTGCTTAGGAAGTTAGGCAAAGGTGGTTTGATTTTCGTTCCAATCGATAGGGGAATTGAATATGCTGAGAAATTAACGGAGTATTTGAAGAAGAAGGGATTCAGGGTAGAACTGGTATCTGCAAAGAGTAAGAAGGGAATAGAACTATTTGAGAATGAAGAAGTTGATTATTTAGTTGGCGTTGCCACATATTATGGAACGATAGTTAGAGGTCTAGATCTACCTCACCTGGTTAGATTCGCAATATTCACAGGGGTTCCAAAGTTCAGATTCTCTATGGATCTAGAACAACCAACGATATACAGGGTTCTAGGACTGATGTCAGAGATCCTCGAGTTTTTACCCGAGGATAAGAGAGCAGAGGGGGAGAAACTATATGCAAGGCTTAGAAGGTTAATAAGGAACATTCCACAGTACGAGCTCATGAAGATAGAGGAGGCTTTAGCCGAAGGATTAGAACTTGAAGGGTTCTATAACCATGTGTTGGAGGTTTTTAAGAGTGCTGTTGAGTTCCTGAGGGCTGTTTTAAAAGATGAAGAGGTCATTAAGAGGATAGCAGAGAATCCCTTCCTAAGTCTGAAGGAGATAGAAGGCAAATTGTACATAGAAATTCCAGATGTTAGAACGTACATCCAAGCTAGTGGAAGAACAAGCAGGCTCTTCGCTGGAGGAATAACTAAAGGGCTAAGCGTCGTGATAGTGGACGATGAGAAGGTCTTCAATGGTCTCTTAAGACAGATGAGATGGCGTTTCGTTGAGTTCGAGATGAAAAGGTTTGATGAGGTTGACATAGATGATGTTCTGAGGGAAATTGACGAAGACAGAAAAAAGGTTAGGATGGTAATAGAGGGCAAAATCAGCGAACAAGTTAAAGACCTTGTGAAATCTGCATTAATGATAGTTGAAAGTCCGAATAAGGCTAGAACAATAGCGAGCTTCTTTGGACAGCCAAGTAAGAGGAAGATAGGAGATCTAGTAGCCTATGAGGTCAGCATAGGTGACAGAATGCTGACGATACTTGCAAGTGGTGGACACATGTTTGATCTCGTAACAACCGAGGGTTATCATGGTGTTCTAATGCTAAAGAGAAATGGAAAGCCATACTTCGTTCCAATTTACGATACAATAAAGAGGTGCAGGGATTGTGGACATCAATTCGTGGATTGGGAGCAGAAGGGTGTATGTCCAAAGTGCGGAAGCAGGAACGTTCACGATGCCCTAGAGAACGTCAAGGCGATGAGAGAGCTAGCATTGGAGGTTGATGAGATACTCATCGGAACAGATCCAGATACTGAGGGTGAGAAGATAGCTTGGGACATAAGGAACGTTCTCAGTCCTTACACTCCAAATATAAAGAGAATAGAATTCCATGAGGTCACAAGGCCCGCAATTCTCAAGGCAATTAGAGAGGCCAGAGACATAAATGAGGATAGAGTTAATGCTCAACTCGTCAGAAGAATAGAGGATAGATGGATTGGGTTTGAGCTAAGTCAGAAGCTCTGGGAGGTTTTTGAAAACAGGAATTTGTCAGCTGGAAGGGTACAGACTCCCGTCCTTGGCTGGATAGTCCAGAGGTACAAGGAATTTACTGAAAGTGAGACGGATTTCCTGGGTCTAGTATTGGAGAATGGGATAAGTATAACAATTGAGAACGCAAAAGGGAACGTCAGTGAGGTTACCGTAAAGGATGTTGTAATAGAGGAGAGGGAGATAAATCCACTGCCACCTTACACTACTGATGCAATGCTTCAGGATGCCTCAAGATTCCTAGGCTTCTCTGCAACCAAGACGATGCAACTTGCTCAGGACCTCTTCGAGCTTGGTCTATGTACATACCACAGGACAGATAGCACTCATGTCAGCAATACCGGAATAGAGATAGCAAAGGAATATATAACTCAGGAAATTGGTGAGGAATACTTTGCCCCCAGGAAGTGGGGAGAGGAAGGAGCTCATGAAGCTATAAGGCCCACCAGACCAGTGGATACTGGAAGGCTTATCCAGTTGATCAGGGATGGAATAATAACGTTGCCCAGGAACCTAACTAGGGATCACTTCAGACTTTATGATTTGATCTTTAGGAGATTCATAGCCAGCCAGATGAAGCCTGCAAAGGTAATCTATGAGGAGGCAATAATAAGCACGCCATTTGGTGATGTTGAAGTAGAGGGATATATAGATGTGATCTATGATGGTTGGTCAAGGATCAAGCCTCTTCCACTGAAGAAGATACCAAAGCTTGAGAAGGGACAGGTAATCAAGGTGAAGGAGGTTAAACAGTGGAGAGCTCCAAAAGTTTCACTGTATACCCAGGGAGATGTCATAGCATTGATGAAGGAGAGGGGAATAGGAAGGCCGTCTACCTATGCTAAGATCGTTCAAACCCTACTGCAGAGGGGCTACGTTATAGAGACGAAGGGTAAGAAGAAGCTAGTGCCGACTGAGAAAGGAATCAAAGTATATCAATATCTCATGAGCAAGTATAAACCTCTCGTCAATGAGGAGAGGACTAGACAGTTAGAGAAAATAATGGATATGGTCGAAGAAGCAAAAGCGGACTATCAGGATGTTTTAAATGAACTTTATGACGAAATTAAGGCCTATGTTAAGTGA
- a CDS encoding PPC domain-containing DNA-binding protein, which yields MFSIGRVYMFRVPKGEEIVEYIARICEKEGIRVGTVNGIGTLKNPKIGYFLEEEKRYKVIELEGTYELLSLMGNISLKDGRPFVHVHVTLGDHEGRVFGGHLIEGKVFVAEVVIQELKGDILERKPTEDGLALWPLTL from the coding sequence ATGTTCTCGATTGGCAGAGTTTACATGTTTAGAGTTCCAAAGGGAGAGGAGATAGTTGAATACATAGCAAGGATCTGCGAAAAGGAGGGAATCAGAGTTGGAACAGTTAATGGAATTGGAACCTTAAAGAATCCGAAGATTGGATACTTTCTTGAGGAGGAAAAGAGGTATAAGGTTATTGAACTTGAGGGCACCTATGAATTGTTGTCATTAATGGGGAACATAAGCCTTAAGGATGGAAGGCCTTTTGTTCATGTTCACGTCACATTGGGAGATCATGAAGGCAGGGTATTTGGGGGACATTTAATTGAGGGAAAAGTTTTCGTTGCCGAAGTTGTCATTCAAGAGTTGAAGGGAGATATTTTAGAAAGAAAGCCGACTGAAGACGGACTTGCCCTCTGGCCGCTAACCCTCTAA
- a CDS encoding DUF134 domain-containing protein: MPFGWGRGRGRRRKMRMIGFLPQARHFYPATPPFGPPKPPIIMTYEEFEALRLVDYEGLTQEEAGKRMGVSRGTLWRALSSARKKVAQMLVEGRELIILPQGNEVISDEK; encoded by the coding sequence ATGCCGTTTGGATGGGGAAGGGGGAGGGGTAGAAGGAGAAAGATGAGGATGATAGGCTTTCTTCCTCAGGCTAGACACTTCTATCCAGCAACACCACCGTTTGGGCCTCCAAAGCCACCAATAATAATGACATATGAAGAATTTGAAGCCCTAAGACTAGTTGATTATGAGGGATTAACTCAAGAGGAAGCTGGAAAAAGGATGGGAGTCTCGAGGGGAACCCTATGGAGGGCCCTCTCGTCAGCAAGGAAGAAAGTGGCTCAGATGCTCGTTGAGGGAAGGGAGTTAATAATTCTACCCCAGGGAAACGAGGTAATCAGTGATGAGAAATGA
- a CDS encoding helix-turn-helix domain-containing protein encodes MKRLIPILILILMAGLVQGNKVEVLVFPDGYARVDLTLNVTSGENISIALPVYEFSNLSVKLNGREIHFILNENGIVVYPNENGTLEISYLTPELTEKHGKVWRVNLPFNFTKEVTLPKDSVIVGLSGIPLAITENSVIMPKGNQYVEYVLPHIAEGTKNNTQVLPTLVAFLIGALLGRYWRRIKISMSRGVSIEDLADKYNLNKDEQEVLLYIAEKGGRAKQAEIRNDLGIPRTTTWRILRRLEKEGLVKLSKVNNETLVELKIRLKIKED; translated from the coding sequence ATGAAAAGGTTAATTCCAATCTTAATTCTAATTCTAATGGCAGGTCTTGTCCAGGGAAACAAAGTTGAAGTGTTAGTTTTTCCTGACGGTTATGCGAGGGTTGATTTAACGTTGAACGTAACTTCTGGAGAAAACATTTCTATAGCATTGCCTGTGTATGAGTTCTCAAATTTAAGCGTGAAATTGAATGGAAGGGAAATTCATTTCATCTTAAATGAAAATGGAATAGTCGTCTATCCCAATGAGAACGGAACTCTTGAGATAAGTTATTTGACACCAGAATTAACGGAAAAACATGGAAAAGTTTGGAGGGTGAATTTGCCATTTAACTTCACCAAGGAGGTCACGCTGCCCAAGGATAGTGTCATTGTAGGACTTTCGGGAATTCCCCTGGCGATAACCGAAAATTCCGTGATAATGCCCAAGGGAAATCAGTACGTTGAATACGTGCTTCCCCATATAGCTGAGGGTACCAAAAATAACACCCAAGTGCTTCCAACATTAGTTGCCTTCCTTATAGGAGCTCTGTTGGGTAGATACTGGAGGAGGATTAAGATATCAATGTCCAGAGGTGTTTCAATTGAAGATCTAGCTGATAAGTATAACTTAAACAAAGACGAGCAGGAGGTGTTACTTTACATAGCTGAAAAAGGGGGAAGAGCGAAGCAGGCCGAAATAAGAAATGATCTTGGAATACCAAGGACAACAACCTGGAGGATACTTAGAAGACTGGAAAAAGAAGGACTCGTCAAGTTGAGCAAGGTGAACAATGAAACTTTGGTTGAACTCAAAATTAGATTAAAAATTAAGGAAGACTAG
- a CDS encoding lipoate protein ligase C-terminal domain-containing protein produces MIVCGEKKRPGGKLVKVCLNVEDGIVKGVLITGDFFVDPGEEFEKIIERLERIEVPIEYIEEEIRNAFMELNDRIFGIGIEEIIEATRKALNELNK; encoded by the coding sequence ATGATAGTGTGTGGTGAGAAGAAGCGTCCAGGTGGTAAACTAGTTAAAGTCTGCCTTAATGTCGAAGATGGCATTGTGAAAGGGGTCCTGATAACGGGAGATTTCTTTGTCGATCCAGGAGAAGAATTTGAAAAGATCATAGAGAGACTGGAGAGGATAGAGGTGCCAATCGAATACATCGAGGAGGAAATTAGGAATGCCTTCATGGAGTTGAACGATAGAATATTTGGAATTGGAATAGAAGAAATTATCGAAGCAACAAGAAAAGCTCTTAATGAATTAAATAAGTAA
- a CDS encoding biotin/lipoate A/B protein ligase family protein has protein sequence MINLRVIFAEWPENPFFNLAFEEAFMRINKGPALRLWRNDRAVIIGRHQCAALEVNSYALEEHGVKLVRRFTGGGAVYHDLGNINYSIVAGKEYATNVLDLFKLVGKTISSALESLGIEGVYYRPLNDIEVKGLKISGLAGLTLSDRVFVHGALLVGSDLSILGKVLKISREKLSDKKFTESRRKRVTTVEEELGRKVNLKEIYKAIVDSLSDTLKLTPEESEPNEEEIGEALNLYKGKYSRLSWNLRYMNFIRDMLEEREVEILMKVATPDNEQEKIIGGLLR, from the coding sequence GTGATAAATTTGAGGGTAATATTTGCCGAGTGGCCAGAGAATCCATTCTTCAACCTCGCCTTCGAGGAAGCTTTCATGAGAATAAACAAGGGACCAGCACTACGCCTCTGGAGAAATGATAGGGCGGTGATAATAGGCAGACACCAATGCGCCGCACTAGAGGTTAACAGCTACGCTCTCGAGGAACACGGAGTGAAGCTCGTTAGGAGGTTCACTGGTGGAGGAGCGGTGTACCATGACTTAGGCAATATAAACTATTCAATTGTCGCTGGCAAGGAATATGCAACCAATGTTCTCGATCTCTTCAAACTAGTTGGCAAAACGATATCCTCAGCTCTCGAAAGCCTAGGGATAGAGGGGGTCTACTATAGACCACTGAATGATATAGAAGTCAAAGGTCTCAAGATTTCAGGCTTAGCAGGCTTAACGCTTTCCGACAGGGTATTCGTCCATGGAGCTCTTCTGGTAGGTAGCGATCTCTCAATTTTAGGGAAGGTTCTCAAGATAAGCAGGGAAAAGTTAAGCGACAAGAAGTTCACCGAAAGTAGGAGAAAGAGAGTAACCACAGTGGAAGAAGAGCTAGGAAGGAAGGTCAACCTTAAAGAAATCTACAAGGCAATAGTAGACTCATTATCGGATACCCTGAAGTTAACCCCCGAGGAGTCTGAGCCCAATGAAGAAGAAATAGGGGAAGCTCTTAACCTCTACAAAGGTAAGTATTCCAGGTTGTCATGGAACCTAAGGTACATGAACTTCATAAGAGATATGCTTGAGGAAAGGGAAGTTGAGATACTCATGAAGGTTGCAACTCCTGATAACGAACAAGAGAAGATTATTGGGGGTTTACTCCGATGA
- a CDS encoding ABC transporter substrate-binding protein, translated as MNRKQLGLMLLVVALGLLVSPIVNPVAAQEKKTLKIAMYSATGSLFMGVWNPSAAGFMDIYSMRAASLARDEGAAVFAIDQDYHPYRCRILEAGENVRVPEDAVIFNSTSKEWVAAHAGEVAPTYVKFECQKIYFHDGHKLSVADVMYTFAWEWEWTTKDGPNDPYYDQNEHDVNSEFLSKILGIQVISEDDNHFVIAIYHTYTFRPYKPYEEWYFTVYPIYPYPWQLLYAISEVVAHNPKFSYSESTEEVQQIDMLTPSHARVVMEELERLKKEKPIPDFLKPYIYDEQDELKEYDDIINFIKKHNHMFISNGPYIIDVYKPENLYLRYVKFDKWIPPEYAEQKFKFTPYFDVIELYGIQNENTIILGVAKGDYDLSWYSFPSFKFSALSQEQRKNVDMYVDIGGYWSIVWNPVHDKDNPYLVTVGDKKYFNPFAIREIRFAMEYLINRNYIVQNILQGSGYPMFLPWISRVESISEKMQSVVDAFGLDAQGDEEYALKLIDEAMRKAAEDLAKQGYKLEKKNGKWYFNGEPIKLIGIGRSEDERKDEAYYIANILKKAGFDVQVKIVDRRTANQIVYLSDPKNFEWNFYTEGWIITATVKFPTWEVLQFYTSALVGPAMVGWKITPQNTHRATVEEVLKYLGDGDIQAGIDVLGLEYFTSVDKIKPILNWTNEDIGWIIMVMNYKNRTINSEPELWDFSKLGAALGIYESFRVFTAENWNFYLVNKRIKFRVMDPVLGIGPGIVMKSAYVAEAPETPTKTETTTTTTTQTPSPSPTSSPSPTSPTQTTTASPTETGGGICGPAILIALTATPLLLRRRKR; from the coding sequence ATGAATAGAAAACAGCTAGGATTAATGTTGTTGGTTGTGGCATTGGGTTTGTTAGTGAGTCCCATTGTTAATCCAGTGGCAGCTCAAGAAAAGAAAACACTAAAGATAGCAATGTACTCAGCAACCGGTTCTCTATTCATGGGCGTCTGGAACCCAAGTGCTGCTGGATTCATGGACATATACTCAATGAGGGCTGCAAGTCTTGCCCGAGATGAAGGAGCAGCAGTCTTCGCAATTGATCAGGATTATCATCCATACAGGTGTAGGATTTTGGAGGCTGGGGAGAATGTTAGGGTGCCTGAGGATGCTGTGATATTTAATTCAACGAGTAAGGAGTGGGTTGCTGCTCATGCTGGTGAGGTTGCTCCAACTTATGTTAAGTTCGAGTGCCAGAAGATTTACTTCCACGATGGTCACAAGTTAAGCGTCGCCGACGTAATGTACACCTTCGCCTGGGAATGGGAATGGACAACCAAAGACGGACCAAACGACCCATACTACGATCAGAATGAGCATGATGTGAACTCAGAGTTCCTTAGTAAGATACTTGGTATTCAGGTTATAAGTGAGGACGACAATCACTTCGTGATAGCAATATACCACACCTACACATTTAGACCATACAAGCCCTATGAGGAGTGGTACTTCACTGTATACCCAATATATCCCTATCCATGGCAGTTGCTGTACGCTATAAGTGAGGTTGTTGCTCACAATCCAAAGTTCTCGTATAGTGAGTCTACTGAGGAGGTTCAGCAGATTGATATGTTGACGCCTAGTCATGCTAGGGTTGTTATGGAGGAGCTTGAGAGGTTGAAGAAGGAGAAGCCGATTCCGGACTTCTTGAAGCCGTACATTTATGACGAGCAGGATGAGTTGAAGGAATACGATGACATTATTAACTTCATAAAGAAGCACAACCACATGTTCATCTCAAATGGACCCTACATCATCGATGTTTACAAACCAGAAAACCTCTACCTAAGATACGTAAAATTCGACAAGTGGATTCCACCAGAATATGCTGAACAGAAATTCAAGTTCACACCATACTTCGACGTTATCGAGCTTTATGGAATTCAGAATGAGAACACGATAATTCTCGGTGTTGCAAAGGGAGACTACGACCTATCATGGTACTCATTCCCATCATTCAAATTCTCAGCTCTGAGCCAAGAACAGAGAAAGAATGTTGACATGTATGTTGACATCGGTGGATACTGGAGCATTGTTTGGAATCCTGTGCATGATAAGGATAATCCGTATTTGGTTACGGTGGGTGATAAGAAGTACTTCAACCCATTCGCAATTAGAGAAATAAGATTCGCAATGGAATACCTAATCAACAGAAACTACATCGTCCAAAACATACTACAAGGATCTGGATACCCAATGTTCCTTCCATGGATAAGCAGAGTTGAGAGCATCTCTGAGAAGATGCAGTCTGTTGTTGATGCTTTTGGTTTGGATGCGCAGGGTGATGAGGAGTATGCTTTGAAGCTTATTGATGAGGCTATGAGGAAGGCTGCCGAGGATCTAGCCAAACAGGGTTACAAACTCGAAAAGAAGAACGGAAAATGGTACTTCAACGGAGAACCAATAAAACTCATTGGAATAGGGAGATCCGAGGATGAGAGGAAGGATGAGGCTTACTACATTGCAAACATACTAAAGAAGGCTGGATTTGATGTGCAGGTCAAGATCGTCGACAGAAGAACGGCGAACCAGATCGTCTATCTAAGTGATCCAAAGAACTTTGAGTGGAACTTCTACACTGAAGGGTGGATTATCACGGCTACTGTGAAGTTCCCAACGTGGGAAGTGCTTCAGTTCTACACTTCGGCTTTAGTGGGTCCTGCCATGGTTGGGTGGAAGATAACTCCACAGAACACTCATAGGGCAACGGTTGAGGAAGTTCTCAAGTACTTAGGTGATGGTGATATCCAAGCCGGCATTGACGTCCTAGGCTTGGAATACTTCACAAGCGTCGACAAAATCAAACCAATACTCAACTGGACCAATGAGGATATTGGATGGATTATCATGGTCATGAACTATAAGAACAGAACGATCAACTCAGAGCCAGAATTATGGGACTTCAGTAAGCTAGGTGCAGCTTTGGGTATCTATGAGAGCTTCAGAGTATTCACTGCCGAAAACTGGAACTTCTACCTAGTCAATAAGAGGATTAAGTTTAGGGTCATGGATCCTGTGTTAGGCATTGGTCCTGGAATTGTTATGAAGAGTGCTTATGTTGCTGAGGCTCCTGAGACGCCTACGAAGACTGAGACTACTACGACGACAACGACTCAGACTCCGTCACCTTCTCCAACGTCATCTCCAAGTCCAACCTCGCCAACTCAGACTACAACTGCATCGCCAACTGAGACTGGGGGAGGAATTTGTGGCCCAGCAATCCTCATAGCCCTAACAGCAACACCACTACTACTAAGAAGAAGGAAACGTTAG
- the mpgS gene encoding mannosyl-3-phosphoglycerate synthase — protein sequence MLLEAPVYKEIFGAVTIHEVQKVIKMDTETEEVPIYTISNIPREKIYKLLGEMAVIVPMKNEKLHLIDGVLKAIPHKCPIIIVSNSKREGPNRYKLEVDLIRHFYNLTHSKIMMIHQRDPGLAKAFSEVGYTDILEDGKVRSGKGEGMLIGILLAKAIGAKYIGFVDADNYIPGSVNEYVKDYAAGFLMSESEYAMVRLHWRHKPKVTRGTLYFKKWGRVSEITNYYLNLLISEHTAFETTIMVTGNAGEHAMSMKLAEIMPFSTGYSVEPYEIVYLLERFGKWENVEEFKDVFDQGIEIFQIETLNPHFHEDKGKEHVKEMILLSLATIYHSKLATENLKKRILRDLKEHGIIKENEEPPKPLIMRPIKDIPIKEWMETVENYSETLLRFEL from the coding sequence ATGCTCTTGGAGGCTCCCGTTTATAAGGAGATATTTGGGGCTGTTACCATACATGAGGTTCAAAAGGTAATAAAGATGGATACGGAGACTGAGGAGGTTCCCATTTATACGATAAGCAACATCCCCAGGGAAAAGATATACAAATTGCTTGGAGAGATGGCAGTTATTGTCCCGATGAAGAATGAGAAGTTGCACTTAATTGATGGCGTTCTTAAGGCGATTCCTCATAAGTGTCCAATTATAATTGTCTCAAATAGCAAGAGGGAGGGGCCAAACAGGTATAAGCTTGAAGTTGATTTGATTAGGCATTTCTATAATCTGACCCATTCTAAGATCATGATGATACACCAGAGGGATCCTGGACTTGCCAAGGCCTTCAGCGAAGTTGGCTATACGGATATTCTCGAGGACGGAAAAGTTAGGAGTGGGAAGGGGGAGGGAATGCTGATAGGAATCCTTCTGGCAAAGGCGATTGGAGCTAAGTACATTGGATTCGTTGATGCCGACAATTACATTCCTGGTTCAGTTAACGAGTATGTAAAGGATTACGCCGCTGGATTTCTCATGAGTGAGAGTGAGTATGCGATGGTTAGGCTTCACTGGAGGCACAAGCCAAAGGTGACTAGGGGGACTCTATATTTCAAGAAATGGGGAAGGGTAAGTGAGATCACGAATTATTATCTAAACTTGCTGATAAGTGAGCACACGGCGTTTGAGACAACGATAATGGTCACTGGAAATGCTGGAGAGCATGCGATGAGCATGAAGTTAGCTGAAATAATGCCATTCTCCACTGGTTACTCGGTGGAGCCATATGAGATTGTTTACCTTCTTGAGAGGTTTGGTAAGTGGGAAAACGTTGAGGAATTCAAGGATGTATTTGATCAGGGGATTGAGATATTCCAAATAGAGACCCTAAATCCTCACTTTCACGAGGACAAGGGAAAGGAGCATGTAAAAGAGATGATACTACTGAGTTTAGCTACAATCTATCATTCAAAGCTTGCAACCGAAAACTTAAAGAAAAGGATTTTGAGGGATCTCAAGGAACATGGAATTATCAAGGAGAATGAAGAACCTCCCAAGCCACTAATCATGAGGCCGATCAAGGATATTCCAATCAAGGAATGGATGGAGACGGTTGAGAATTATTCAGAAACTCTCCTGAGGTTTGAGCTATGA